One Agelaius phoeniceus isolate bAgePho1 chromosome 8, bAgePho1.hap1, whole genome shotgun sequence genomic region harbors:
- the TDRD5 gene encoding tudor domain-containing protein 5 isoform X2 has product MAPTEASKQQAQLMEVLKKEVRAMLIAAKAGLTPEQLEEQYMAMVCKPLPLRDLGFQSTLELVTQMPEVVQICSSKNGALILKAIADDSTKGIARLVANQKVKTRKASKKTSMKANSTFPTKNSKNPQSFHTLSAGTPVLPAVVKAELQDLLSSSPLLLADLDKAFLRRFGRAFQYRQYGFLSMFEVLRSMSDSIAVEQTKAGSLLVLRKYLASKIEQQEVPQSEAEEEEMPQSEAEEEEGPRGEAQEEKVPQDEAQEEEVLQASAAEVPSLEPTCETKSCYQAAALMDSEPVQTQAVDLGDHLKQHQGLEQFPPTPEIPPDAVQDRSLCSLPPLRRRCLVGVIVEFVVSPSQFYIHVCSTEASYKLQDLMFEMRHVYSHKVASDKYIMPESAVRPGQLCCVMVSKWWYRVIIHRVINDQEVEVFCADYGHLQIVQKSWLRFLKWHYLKLPAQAIPCSLAWVKPVEGKWSSAAILLFKHLCRFKELVGIVDEYVDGVLYLFLCDTSTKEDVYFHSVLRDMGYADVCGENIPSQEFEELNPSALYVQPSGKQGNAEVVEPDLRLQQGSRDAGRETATLKLNGAEL; this is encoded by the exons ATGGCGCC TACAGAGGCGTCGAAGCAGCAGGCGCAGCTTATGGAGGTGCTGAAGAAGGAGGTGAGGGCCATGCTGATCGCTGCCAAGGCGGGCTTGACGccggagcagctggaggagcagtACATGGCCATGGTCTGCAAACCTCTCCCTCTGCGTGACCTGGGCTTCCAGTCCACCCTGGAGCTGGTGACACAAATGCCTGAAGTTGTCCAAATCTGCTCTTCTAAGAATGGTGCTTTAATCCTCAAAG CCATTGCAGATGACTCCACCAAAGGCATTGCCAGGCTGGTTGCCAACCAGAAAGTAAAGACCCGCAAGGCATCAAAGAAAACTTCTATGAAGGCAAATTCCACTTTTCCCACTAAAAACTCTAAGAATCCACAGAGTTTCCATACTCTGAGTGCTGGGACTCCTGTCCTGCCAGCAGTGGTgaaggctgagctgcaggaccTGCTGAGCTCCTCACCACTTCTGCTGGCAGACTTGGACAAGGCTTTCCTCAGACGCTTTGGCCGGGCGTTCCAGTACAGGCAGTACGGATTTTTGTCCATGTTTGAAGTCCTCAGGAGCATGTCTGATTCCATTGCTGTTGAGCAAACAAAGGCAGGTTCCTTGCTGGTCCTGAGGAAGTACTTGGCAAGCAAGATAGAACAGCAAGAGGTGCCTCAAAGTGAGGCTGAGGAAGAAGAGATGCCTCAAAGTGAagctgaggaggaagaggggccTCGAGGTGAGGCTCAGGAAGAAAAGGTGCCTCAAGATGAGGCTCAGGAAGAGGAGGTGCTGCAAG catctgcagcTGAGGTGCCTTCTTTGGAACCTACCTGTGAGACAAAGAGCTGCTaccaagcagcagctctgatggaTTCAGAGCCAGTGCAAACACAAGCAGTAGATTTGGGTGATCACCTCAAACAG CATCAAGGTCTTGAGCAGTTTCCACCGACTCCAGAAATCCCTCCAGATGCTGTTCAGGACAGAAGCCTTTGCAGTTTGCCTCCTCTGAGGAGAAGGTGCTTGGTGGGAGTCATTGTGGAATTCGTCGTCTCTCCCAGCCAGTTCTACATCCACGTCTGCAGCACAGAAGCATCCTATAAACTGCAGGATCTGATGTTTGAGATGAG ACACGTTTACTCACATAAAGTTGCTTCTGATAAATACATCATGCCTGAGTCTGCAGTGAggcctgggcagctctgctgtgtcatGGTCTCCAAGTGGTGGTACCGTGTCATCATCCACCGTGTCATCAATGACCAGGAGGTAGAGGTGTTCTGTGCAGACTATGGACACCTCCAGATTGTCCAGAAGTCTTGGCTGAGATTCCTCAA GTGGCACTACTTgaagctccctgctcaggccaTCCCGTGTTCCTTGGCATGGGTGAAGCCTGTGGAG GGTAAATGGTCCAGTGCAGCAATTCTCCTGTTCAAGCATCTCTGTCGCTTCAAGGAGCTTGTGGGCATCGTGGATGAATACGTGGATGGTGTTCTGTACCTCTTTCTGTGTGACACATCCACCAAGGAGGATGTCTACTTCCACTCTGTCCTCAGGGATATGGGATATGCTGATGTCTGTGGGGAGAACATCCCTTCCCAG GAATTTGAGGAACTGAATCCTTCAGCCTTGTATGTTCAGCCCAGTGGAAAGCAGGGGAATGCTGAAGTGGTGGAGCCAGACCTTCGCTTGCAGCAGGGATCTCGAGATGCAGGCCGTGAAACAGCAACCTTGAAGCTGAATGGGGCTGAACTGTGA
- the NPHS2 gene encoding podocin, which yields MRMEKRARSSSREPQRRRRESPAAQSKREKRESSREAGKGKGDVKQEKAKETKSTAGSDGRVHTSTVVDVDDVVSDEEMEAMALLDSEQQEEGVKSPGLGVCEWLLTILSFLFIILTFPISVWFCMKVVREYERAIVFRLGHLLPGRAKGPGLFFFLPCLDTYHKIDLRLKTLEVPFHQVVTKDMVTLEIDAVCYYRLENASLLLTTLTSISSAIQLLVQTTTKRLLAHQAFSELLLERKNISQEIKVALDAVTGCWGIKVERIEINNVQLPAELRQSLAVEAEAQRQAKVRVIAAEGEKAASESLRMAAEILSSAPAAAQLRYLHALHSLTTEKPAAFILPLPLDAMNLVSPATHSSPAVSSLLTDTTKLPENPKDKKDSPML from the exons atgaggatggagaAGAGGGCTCGGAGCTCttccagggagccccagagaaGACGCCGAGAGTCCCCGGCTGCACAGAGCAAacgagagaagagagagagcagcagagaagctGGCAAAGGGAAGGGAGATGTGAAGCAGGAGAAAGCCAAGGAGACCAAGAGCACTGCGGGGAGCGATGGTAGGGTGCACACCTCCACGGTGGTGGACGTGGATGATGTGGTGTCTGATGAAGAAATGGAGGCAATGGCATTGCTGGATAGTGAGCAGCAAGAGGAAG GTGTAAAGTCTCCTGGTCTGGGTGTCTGTGAGTGGCTTTTGACCATCTTGTCTTTCCTGTTCATCATACTGACCTTCCCCATTTCTGTCTGGTTCTGCATGAAG GTGGTGCGGGAGTATGAGAGAGCCATTGTTTTCCGACTGGGCCACCTCCTTCCTGGCAGAGCCAAAGGACCCG gccttttctttttccttccctgtttGGACACCTATCACAAGATAGACCTCCGCCTCAAAACCCTAGAGGTCCCCTTCCATCAG GTGGTGACCAAAGACATGGTTACTTTGGAGATAGATGCTGTCTGCTACTACCGGCTGGAAAACGCCTCTCTTCTCCTGACCACGCTGACCAGCATCTCCAGTGCCATCCAGCTGCTGGTGCAGACCACCACCAAGCGCCTCCTGGCACACCAAGCCTTCTCTGAGCTTCTGCTGGAGAGGAAGAACATCAGCCAGGAGATAAAG GTGGCTTTGGATGCAGTGACAGGCTGCTGGGGGATCAAAGTGGAGAGAATAGAAAT CAACAACGTGCAGCTGCCTGCTGAACTCCGGCAGTCCCTGGCTGTGGAAGCAGAGGCCCAGAGACAGGCCAAAGTGCGG GTGATCGCTGCAGAGGGGGAAAAGGCTGCTTCCGAGTCCCTGCGGATGGCAGCTGAGATCCTGTCcagtgctccagctgctgctcagctccgTTATCTCCATGCACTGCACTCCCTTACCACAGAGAAACCTGCTGCTTTCATCTTGCCCTTGCCTCTGGATGCCATGAACCTGGTCTCTCCAGCTACCCACAGCTCtccagctgtgagcagcctcCTTACAGACACCACAAAGCTCCCAGAAAATCCAAAAGACAAGAAGGACTCACCCATGCTCTGA
- the TDRD5 gene encoding tudor domain-containing protein 5 isoform X1 — translation MAPTEASKQQAQLMEVLKKEVRAMLIAAKAGLTPEQLEEQYMAMVCKPLPLRDLGFQSTLELVTQMPEVVQICSSKNGALILKAIADDSTKGIARLVANQKVKTRKASKKTSMKANSTFPTKNSKNPQSFHTLSAGTPVLPAVVKAELQDLLSSSPLLLADLDKAFLRRFGRAFQYRQYGFLSMFEVLRSMSDSIAVEQTKAGSLLVLRKYLASKIEQQEVPQSEAEEEEMPQSEAEEEEGPRGEAQEEKVPQDEAQEEEVLQAASAAEVPSLEPTCETKSCYQAAALMDSEPVQTQAVDLGDHLKQHQGLEQFPPTPEIPPDAVQDRSLCSLPPLRRRCLVGVIVEFVVSPSQFYIHVCSTEASYKLQDLMFEMRHVYSHKVASDKYIMPESAVRPGQLCCVMVSKWWYRVIIHRVINDQEVEVFCADYGHLQIVQKSWLRFLKWHYLKLPAQAIPCSLAWVKPVEGKWSSAAILLFKHLCRFKELVGIVDEYVDGVLYLFLCDTSTKEDVYFHSVLRDMGYADVCGENIPSQEFEELNPSALYVQPSGKQGNAEVVEPDLRLQQGSRDAGRETATLKLNGAEL, via the exons ATGGCGCC TACAGAGGCGTCGAAGCAGCAGGCGCAGCTTATGGAGGTGCTGAAGAAGGAGGTGAGGGCCATGCTGATCGCTGCCAAGGCGGGCTTGACGccggagcagctggaggagcagtACATGGCCATGGTCTGCAAACCTCTCCCTCTGCGTGACCTGGGCTTCCAGTCCACCCTGGAGCTGGTGACACAAATGCCTGAAGTTGTCCAAATCTGCTCTTCTAAGAATGGTGCTTTAATCCTCAAAG CCATTGCAGATGACTCCACCAAAGGCATTGCCAGGCTGGTTGCCAACCAGAAAGTAAAGACCCGCAAGGCATCAAAGAAAACTTCTATGAAGGCAAATTCCACTTTTCCCACTAAAAACTCTAAGAATCCACAGAGTTTCCATACTCTGAGTGCTGGGACTCCTGTCCTGCCAGCAGTGGTgaaggctgagctgcaggaccTGCTGAGCTCCTCACCACTTCTGCTGGCAGACTTGGACAAGGCTTTCCTCAGACGCTTTGGCCGGGCGTTCCAGTACAGGCAGTACGGATTTTTGTCCATGTTTGAAGTCCTCAGGAGCATGTCTGATTCCATTGCTGTTGAGCAAACAAAGGCAGGTTCCTTGCTGGTCCTGAGGAAGTACTTGGCAAGCAAGATAGAACAGCAAGAGGTGCCTCAAAGTGAGGCTGAGGAAGAAGAGATGCCTCAAAGTGAagctgaggaggaagaggggccTCGAGGTGAGGCTCAGGAAGAAAAGGTGCCTCAAGATGAGGCTCAGGAAGAGGAGGTGCTGCAAG cagcatctgcagcTGAGGTGCCTTCTTTGGAACCTACCTGTGAGACAAAGAGCTGCTaccaagcagcagctctgatggaTTCAGAGCCAGTGCAAACACAAGCAGTAGATTTGGGTGATCACCTCAAACAG CATCAAGGTCTTGAGCAGTTTCCACCGACTCCAGAAATCCCTCCAGATGCTGTTCAGGACAGAAGCCTTTGCAGTTTGCCTCCTCTGAGGAGAAGGTGCTTGGTGGGAGTCATTGTGGAATTCGTCGTCTCTCCCAGCCAGTTCTACATCCACGTCTGCAGCACAGAAGCATCCTATAAACTGCAGGATCTGATGTTTGAGATGAG ACACGTTTACTCACATAAAGTTGCTTCTGATAAATACATCATGCCTGAGTCTGCAGTGAggcctgggcagctctgctgtgtcatGGTCTCCAAGTGGTGGTACCGTGTCATCATCCACCGTGTCATCAATGACCAGGAGGTAGAGGTGTTCTGTGCAGACTATGGACACCTCCAGATTGTCCAGAAGTCTTGGCTGAGATTCCTCAA GTGGCACTACTTgaagctccctgctcaggccaTCCCGTGTTCCTTGGCATGGGTGAAGCCTGTGGAG GGTAAATGGTCCAGTGCAGCAATTCTCCTGTTCAAGCATCTCTGTCGCTTCAAGGAGCTTGTGGGCATCGTGGATGAATACGTGGATGGTGTTCTGTACCTCTTTCTGTGTGACACATCCACCAAGGAGGATGTCTACTTCCACTCTGTCCTCAGGGATATGGGATATGCTGATGTCTGTGGGGAGAACATCCCTTCCCAG GAATTTGAGGAACTGAATCCTTCAGCCTTGTATGTTCAGCCCAGTGGAAAGCAGGGGAATGCTGAAGTGGTGGAGCCAGACCTTCGCTTGCAGCAGGGATCTCGAGATGCAGGCCGTGAAACAGCAACCTTGAAGCTGAATGGGGCTGAACTGTGA